TCCTGGGTGCTGATTAAGTAGCCCTAAAATGGTTGGGCAGATTATAACGGAAATTGACAATAATCCCTTGAGTGTTTCTCATGCTAGGGTAAAGTGCTGAAGGTTAGTGTTAGTCGCTCCAAGTCATAGGGATTTACCATTGATTGCTGCAATGATTCGATTATTTCCTCAATTGCTTTTGCGCTTTTTTCTTGCGCCAGGCTTTGTTATTTTCTGTTTGCCAGTGTTAGCGGCACCTTCACCTCAAATTCATATTGACGGCGGTTCTGGCGAGTTGCGGGACAATATTCGCCAGTATCTGACTATCGCGGAAGAATCCTGTGCTGCTCCGGATTGGCGACTTAAATCCTTGTTGCTGGAAGGTGAGGATGAAATAAAAAAAGCGGCTCAAGCGCTGGGCTACTATCAACTCACTTTTTCTACCGATCTCAAACAGACCAATGATTGCTGGCAACTGGATATTCAATTAACGCCGGGTGAACAAGTAAAAATTACCGAGTTCACGTTGAATATTCGCGATGACGGTGCGCAGGGCGACGTATTTAAAGAACTCTACGATAAGCCTGATATGCGTATTGGCGACAGCTTGCACCACGGCCGCTATGAAAACTTTAAAAACCGGATCACGACACTGGCAACCAGTCATGGATATTTTGATGGTCATTTTGATGTGGCTCGCGTCACAGTTAACGCCGCTGAAAATACTGCCTATGTAGAATTAATTTACAGCACGGGTACGCGCTATCGCATTGGCGAAATACACATAACGCACAATATTTTAAGCAAGGATTTTTTGGAAGGCTTTTTAAATGTTCATGAAGGTGAGTATTACGACACTGATAAATTATTGGAGTTAAAAAGTTATTACAATTCCAGTAATTATTTTTCCGTGGCAACAGCATCGCCAGATCTGCAAAACCTTCACGACCATAAGGTTGATATCAATATTCAGTTAGAGGAACGCAAACGTTTTGCTTATTCCATAGGTGCGGGTTTAAGTACGGACACGGGGCCGCGTGTTTTATTGGGGTTTGAAAACCGTTATGTCAACAAGGCGGGGCATAGCCTAAAAGCTGATTTAAGTGCATCTAACATAAAAAACACGGCACAGGTTGCCTATACAATTCCACTCGCTAATCCCTCTTACGAATTTTTAAAAGTTTACGCGGGTTACGATAAAGAAGTGACCGATGATACCTACAGTAATAAAAATACCTATGGCGTTAGTTATACCAATTATGAGCGTAACAAGTGGCTTCATACTTACGCTGTGAATGTAGAGAATGAAGATTTCGTGTTAGCAGGTAAAGAAAAATATACACATCTGCTAATCCCATCGGTCACTTTTTCGCGCACGCAGACGGATGCCACTCCATATCCGTTACAAGGTTGGAGTCTGCTGGCACGTCTCTCCGGTTCACCTAAATCCTTTGGTTCTTACGTGAGTTATGAACAGCTCTATTTGCGTGGAAAATATATTCATGAATTTGGCGGCGGTCGATTTTTATTGCGTAGTGAAATAGGCGCTACCAAAGTAAATGACTTTGATGAGTTGCCAACATCCGTACGCTTTTTTGCAGGGGGCGGAACCAGCGTGCGTGGTTATGATTACAAATCGCTAGGGCGAAAAGTTGATGCTATAGATAATAAAACCGGTTTGGAGAAAAGAGACGAAAAAACTGGCGAGATAATTCAGGAGGTTATCGGCGGTAAAAATGTGTTGGTCACTAGCGTTGAGTATGACTACCGCGTTCGCCCCAATTGGGCTGTTGCCGCGTTTTATGATGTCGGTAATGCATCAGACGATTTTAATTTTGATTTAAAACATGGTGCTGGCTTGGGGTTGCGTTGGATTTCACCTATAGGCCCAGTGCGAATTGATGTGGCGCGTGCGCTGGATGATAACAAAGCGTGGAATTTGCACATTAGCATGGGGCCGGATTTATAATCATGAAGCTACCACGTCTTAATTCATTCTCGCGCCTTAAAAAGTATCTCATCGGATTTATTTTATTCCTGAGTATTTTAATTGCATTGTTAAGTAGCCTTATGTCTACCGAAGTGGGTAGTCATTGGGTGGTGCGAAAAATTGCCAACAGTCTCGAGCTTAAATTAGGCGATCTGCACGGAAATTTATTGTCTGGATTGGATGTATCCAGCTTTAGTTATCAGCGAGATGGTGTTTCAGTTCAAGGAGAAAAATTGTCCTTTCGTTGGCAGCCGAGCGGGCTGTTATACACATCGATAAATGTTGGTTCCCTGTCTGCAGAAAAAATTCGTATTAAATTGCCGCCCTCAAAAAATGAACCGGAGCCGGAGAATTATCAATGGCCAAGTTTGGCGCAACCTGTTCGCATTAAATTAACAAAAATTAATTTGCACGATATACAAATTCAACAGGGCGAAACCCTAATTCCCATAGCATCAGTGACTGGTAGTTTAGGCTTGGGTTCGTTTCATTTGCGTGCGCAAGATTTTTCTATTGCCAACAAGCAGGGGCAGATTAACCTTAATGGTGCTATGGGGTTGCGCTATCCCTACGGCCTGGATTTGAACGCGGACTGGCAGCTAAAAGATAAATCTATATCGGCCGAAACATTGGTCGGTAGGGTTAAATTAGGCGGCGATATTAAAACGCTGAAATTGGAACAAGCTTTATCGCAACCGCTTGTTATGAAATTAACGGCAAATATTTCGCCAGCGCTACATCAACCGAAGTTCTCGCCTACTGCTGATATAAATCTAGTGTGGTCCGAACAAAAATTGCCGGCTGGATGGGCAGATTATATTAATTTTAAAGTTAATACTGACCCACAATCTACATCAACGCCTAAACAAAACCTAAATGGCACAACGCAAGGTCAGGTTAAAATTGCAGGCTGGTTGAATGCATTTAAATTGAACAGCCAGATTCAAGCGGCGACTGATGCTAACCGTCTTGTATTGGTGGGAAGTGCGCAAGGAGGTTTTAACGAGAAGGATAAAGTCGTTAGCGCTAATATAGAAAAACTTAGTTTGCTCGCGCAAACCAATTTGGATTCAGATGGTTCCAGAGATGGATCAGTGAATAGCAATTCAATTGTGCTCAATGGCAATATCCGTGGTTTTAAATCATGGCAGTGGAATTTAAATGTGCAAAGCGAGCATTTCAATCTTAATCATATTATTGAAAATTGGCCGAGCGACTTGCAAGCTTCAATGAATGTTAGCGGAGCTTATGATCCCCAGCAAAAAAACAATCTATCCAATGGTTTAAATCTCGCGCTGAAAAAAATAAATGTGCAAGGTGATTTGCGCGGGCTCGCTGTTTCTGCCCGCGGCCAGGTTGATTTTGATGGAACCCATTGGAGTTCGTCCGACGCTAATCTTGCGATTGGTGCGAATCAAATTTTGTTAAAAGGTAAAACCGGTGATGAGCTGGCGGTAGAGTGGAAAATTGATGCGCCTTTGTTGGCACAAATCGATCCTGGTATACGCGGCAGTATTGTTTCCAGTGGGACCATTACAGGTGATAAAGCTAATCCGCGGATTCACATAAAAGGTCAGGTTAATCAATTTTCATGGCGCGATTATGCCGTGCAAAATTTGTCGCTTGGTTTGAATCCCAAAGCGGATATGCAGAATTATGATTTGGTGTTAGATGCCTCGCATGTACAACTACAGGCGCAACATATTGCGCGTATTAATGTGAAAGGTCAGGGTTCACTCGCGCAACATAGCATTCAAGGCCGGCTTGAAAGCCCGGATTTAGGTAATGCGGATTTAACAGTAAACAGCAGTTGGGAAAACGAAATATGGCGTGGCAAGTTACAAGCCTTTACGCTAAATATTAAAAAAATGCCGCCCTGGAGTTTATCGTCAGCGGCCCAAATAGAAATCAATACGCAAGCCAATAAAAAATCGGCAGACTTAGGCAAGCTCTGCATGACCACCACCAAAATCAGTGGACAAGATCAGCCTATGCTATGCGTTGCTGGGCAATGGAATCCAGCAGCAGGTTTGAAAGTTGAAAGCGAATTAACGGCGGTTCCTGTCAGTCAATTCCAGGCCTGGTTTAAGCCGGAAGCTATATTAAGTGGCTCGCTGGATGGTCAACTTAAATTGCAAACACCACCCGCCAAACCCATGGTTATGGATGCGCATTTGCGCACGCGCGATGCAAAGCTTATATATCAATTTCAAGGCGGCAAGGTGGAAACCTATCCACTGCAAAAAGGCACTATTGATGCATCGATTAAAAACGATCAATTAAGCGCGAGTATGCAAATGGATTGGGCGCGTTACGGGCAAATTAATGCCGATACCAAATATTCGCTCAAAGATAAAAAAATCCAGGGAAAATTTTCTGCCGCATTAAATGATTTGGCGCCGCTGGAAAGTTTGTTACCTTTTTTAAATGATGTTCAAGGCTCGGCCTCAGCCAACATTACTATTGCAGGTACTTCAGACAAGCCAGAAGTTTTTGGCAATATTGCGTTAAATAATGGCAGCGCCAACTTACCCAAGTTGGGTTTAATTTTACGCGATGCGTCTTTGCAAGTAAGCGCGCAGCGCGCGGGCCCGGTACATGTGGAAGGGCAAATAACCTCGGGTGACGGTACTCTCATGCTGCGCGGTGATTTGCAAAACCCGGGTACGCCACAATGGTCGTGGCAAAGCAATATTTATGGAGCCAATATTCGTTTTATTGAGCAGCCGCAAATGACCGCCACCCTTAGCCCTAACTTAAAATTGTCAGCAAATGCCGATGCAATTAATTTAACCGGCAGCACGGAAATTCCCTGGGCGCGAGCCGCGCTAAAAACCTTGCCATCGTCGGCGACGCGTGTGAGCAGTGATGTCGTGGTGATTGAGAATGAGCAGCAGCTTGCAACAGCAGGCGCAAAAAAATCTATTCCCTTTTTTACCAACATCATTCTCTATTTTGGTGATGATGTGCGCTTTAAAGGTTTCGGATTGGATACGCAATTGCTTGGCAAAGTGAATGTGTTGAAAGAAGAAAATCGCCAAACTTTTGTGACAGGTTTTGTAGCGGTAGGTAAGGGTAATTACAAAGCATACGGGCAAGATTTGGTTATCGAACGTGGTCGTTTGATTTTCCAGGGGCCTTACGATAATCCTGGGTTGGATATTCGCGCTACAAGACTATTGGATGAAGGCATGGCCGGGTTGGAAATTGGCGGCACTTTGCAACATCCAAAAAGTAGTGTCTTCGCGATTCCCGCCGCAACCGATAGCCAAGCCATGGCAATGCTGTTAACCGGAAAAAAATTATCTGAATCTTCGCAGGCAGATGCCTATTCTTTAATTGGCGCCATCAGCAGTTTGGGAATGGATAATGGCGAAGGAATGACTTCAGATATAGCGCACTTTTTCCATATCGATGAAATTACCGTTAAAGCAGATAAAGGCCTGGATCAAAGCGCCTTGTGGATGGGTAAATACGTGACCCCAAAATTATTTATTCGCTACATTGTCGGCTTATTTGACCAAACGTTTTCGCTTGGCGTACGTTATCAATTGAGCGAAAAATTACGGCTTGAAGCTGAGTCAGGCAAAAATCAAAGCGTGGACGTAATTTATAAAATTGAGCGTTAGCATTTTGTTTAAAACTTCCACCCCATTTGCAAACCGCCTGCTTTCATATCTGCACTTTCTGAATAGGCGATATCCATAACAAATCTTCGCCATTGAAAACCTAAACCGGCGGAGGCTGCATTTTCGCGTAAACCGGTTTGGTCCTGGCGGTAGCCAACGCGCAATGCGAGGGTGTTAAAGAGGCGATATTCCGCTCCCAGGCTTAGATCCTGGCTGGGCGCTTCATTGGCCATGGGTGTTGATTCTTGTAAATCGTAATCCACACCCACGCTGAAGTTTTCAGTTACATAACCCACGCCCATGCGCGAACGCGGACGCAGTTTTACAGTAAGGTCAGGGCGTTCTAATCCGGTAATGGGATCAGCGTCTTGATGGGTCGTAAAATCTTTTTTGATGAGATCTTTCACGGCGATGCCGACTCTGTAATGTTCGGCAATAATTGCCGCTATACCTATATCCGCATTAAGGGTGATGTGGGTGCTCTTGGTATCAGAAAATTGATTGATGGTATCGTCAATGCTGGTGCTTGATGTGTTGAAATTCGCATCGTCACGGTAGGCATCCACGCGCATCAGTTTTGGTGTTACACCAAAAGAGATCGGTTGACCCCAAAAGGTAAATTCTTTCGCCGTTGCCATTCCCCATTCGCTAATTGCTAATGCGCTGACGTCGGCCGAGGAGTTGAGCGTTTGGGTTGGATCTTTCAGGGTGCCGTTGGCGTTCACAAGGTTGGGATATTGTGCAGCGACTGTTTGTGGATTTGCACCTGCCGCCAGATCAGTCATTGCGGCAATGTAATCGTCCAGAAGCGCCAGATCAGTATCTGTAACCTTGGACGTACCTGCACCTATAACCCGTGCTCCTATGTAAAACGCGCCGCCTTCATGATCGCTGGGTTCGCTAACCGAC
This DNA window, taken from Cellvibrio zantedeschiae, encodes the following:
- a CDS encoding autotransporter assembly complex protein TamA, yielding MIRLFPQLLLRFFLAPGFVIFCLPVLAAPSPQIHIDGGSGELRDNIRQYLTIAEESCAAPDWRLKSLLLEGEDEIKKAAQALGYYQLTFSTDLKQTNDCWQLDIQLTPGEQVKITEFTLNIRDDGAQGDVFKELYDKPDMRIGDSLHHGRYENFKNRITTLATSHGYFDGHFDVARVTVNAAENTAYVELIYSTGTRYRIGEIHITHNILSKDFLEGFLNVHEGEYYDTDKLLELKSYYNSSNYFSVATASPDLQNLHDHKVDINIQLEERKRFAYSIGAGLSTDTGPRVLLGFENRYVNKAGHSLKADLSASNIKNTAQVAYTIPLANPSYEFLKVYAGYDKEVTDDTYSNKNTYGVSYTNYERNKWLHTYAVNVENEDFVLAGKEKYTHLLIPSVTFSRTQTDATPYPLQGWSLLARLSGSPKSFGSYVSYEQLYLRGKYIHEFGGGRFLLRSEIGATKVNDFDELPTSVRFFAGGGTSVRGYDYKSLGRKVDAIDNKTGLEKRDEKTGEIIQEVIGGKNVLVTSVEYDYRVRPNWAVAAFYDVGNASDDFNFDLKHGAGLGLRWISPIGPVRIDVARALDDNKAWNLHISMGPDL
- a CDS encoding translocation/assembly module TamB domain-containing protein, whose amino-acid sequence is MKLPRLNSFSRLKKYLIGFILFLSILIALLSSLMSTEVGSHWVVRKIANSLELKLGDLHGNLLSGLDVSSFSYQRDGVSVQGEKLSFRWQPSGLLYTSINVGSLSAEKIRIKLPPSKNEPEPENYQWPSLAQPVRIKLTKINLHDIQIQQGETLIPIASVTGSLGLGSFHLRAQDFSIANKQGQINLNGAMGLRYPYGLDLNADWQLKDKSISAETLVGRVKLGGDIKTLKLEQALSQPLVMKLTANISPALHQPKFSPTADINLVWSEQKLPAGWADYINFKVNTDPQSTSTPKQNLNGTTQGQVKIAGWLNAFKLNSQIQAATDANRLVLVGSAQGGFNEKDKVVSANIEKLSLLAQTNLDSDGSRDGSVNSNSIVLNGNIRGFKSWQWNLNVQSEHFNLNHIIENWPSDLQASMNVSGAYDPQQKNNLSNGLNLALKKINVQGDLRGLAVSARGQVDFDGTHWSSSDANLAIGANQILLKGKTGDELAVEWKIDAPLLAQIDPGIRGSIVSSGTITGDKANPRIHIKGQVNQFSWRDYAVQNLSLGLNPKADMQNYDLVLDASHVQLQAQHIARINVKGQGSLAQHSIQGRLESPDLGNADLTVNSSWENEIWRGKLQAFTLNIKKMPPWSLSSAAQIEINTQANKKSADLGKLCMTTTKISGQDQPMLCVAGQWNPAAGLKVESELTAVPVSQFQAWFKPEAILSGSLDGQLKLQTPPAKPMVMDAHLRTRDAKLIYQFQGGKVETYPLQKGTIDASIKNDQLSASMQMDWARYGQINADTKYSLKDKKIQGKFSAALNDLAPLESLLPFLNDVQGSASANITIAGTSDKPEVFGNIALNNGSANLPKLGLILRDASLQVSAQRAGPVHVEGQITSGDGTLMLRGDLQNPGTPQWSWQSNIYGANIRFIEQPQMTATLSPNLKLSANADAINLTGSTEIPWARAALKTLPSSATRVSSDVVVIENEQQLATAGAKKSIPFFTNIILYFGDDVRFKGFGLDTQLLGKVNVLKEENRQTFVTGFVAVGKGNYKAYGQDLVIERGRLIFQGPYDNPGLDIRATRLLDEGMAGLEIGGTLQHPKSSVFAIPAATDSQAMAMLLTGKKLSESSQADAYSLIGAISSLGMDNGEGMTSDIAHFFHIDEITVKADKGLDQSALWMGKYVTPKLFIRYIVGLFDQTFSLGVRYQLSEKLRLEAESGKNQSVDVIYKIER
- the traF gene encoding conjugal transfer protein TraF, which gives rise to MRKINMIPFTGKALASAILASSLAQHALAVDYGIFDARALAMGGTTLAVGNTAQGQYYNPALLAFHKGDEDKTRDGRTYFPTIVVQATDTVDSAIDAVDEELDSKLSNAVNTYNNLRTAASAGAVAAGASDLRKVLDEIANKDVSINGFFGLSVSEPSDHEGGAFYIGARVIGAGTSKVTDTDLALLDDYIAAMTDLAAGANPQTVAAQYPNLVNANGTLKDPTQTLNSSADVSALAISEWGMATAKEFTFWGQPISFGVTPKLMRVDAYRDDANFNTSSTSIDDTINQFSDTKSTHITLNADIGIAAIIAEHYRVGIAVKDLIKKDFTTHQDADPITGLERPDLTVKLRPRSRMGVGYVTENFSVGVDYDLQESTPMANEAPSQDLSLGAEYRLFNTLALRVGYRQDQTGLRENAASAGLGFQWRRFVMDIAYSESADMKAGGLQMGWKF